Proteins from a single region of Octopus bimaculoides isolate UCB-OBI-ISO-001 chromosome 11, ASM119413v2, whole genome shotgun sequence:
- the LOC106870962 gene encoding ras-related protein Rab-4B isoform X3, which yields MFVNKSKETITDRKMSETYDFLFKFLVIGSAGTGKSCILHQFIENKFKQDSNHTIGVEFGSKVVNVGGKSVKLQIWDTAGQERFRSVTRSYYRGAAGALLVYDITSRETYNALTNWLTDARTLASPNIVIILVGNKKDLEADREVTFLEASRFAQENELMFLETSALTGENVEETFLKCARSILTKIESGELDPERMGSGIQYGDASLRRLHRQQQQTQRPDCAC from the exons ATTTTTTATTCAAATTCCTAGTTATAGGAAGTGCTGGAACTGGGAAGTCCTGTATTTTACATCAATTCATTGAGAACAAAT TTAAGCAAGATTCAAACCATACTATTGGAGTTGAATTTGGAAGCAAAGTAGTGAATGTTGGTGGTAAATCTGTAAAATTGCAAATCTGGGATACAGCTGGACAAGAAAGATTTCG TTCAGTCACCCGGAGCTATTATCGAGGAGCTGCTGGTGCTTTATTGGTCTATGACATCACAAG TCGAGAAACATACAACGCTCTAACTAACTGGTTAACAGACGCCCGCACACTTGCTAGTCCGAACATTGTCATCATATTGGTGGGCAACAAAAAAGATTTGGAAGCTGATCGTGAAGTAACATTCTTGGAAGCTAGCCGCTTTGCACAAGAGAATG AGTTGATGTTTTTGGAAACAAGTGCTTTGACTGGAGAGAATGTGGAAGAGACATTTTTGAAGTGTGCACGGTCAATACTTACTAAAATTGAATCAG GTGAacttgatcctgaaagaatgggTTCTGGTATTCAGTATGGAGATGCTTCACTTCGCCGTCTGCACCGGCAACAACAACAGACTCAAAGACCAGACTGTGCCTGCTGA